Proteins from one Cryptomeria japonica chromosome 4, Sugi_1.0, whole genome shotgun sequence genomic window:
- the LOC131034402 gene encoding phenylcoumaran benzylic ether reductase IRL1, with protein MGGSRILIIGATGYIGRHVTNAALAQGHPTFLLVRESTTSNPDKVQLLESFTSKGATLLYGSIDDYASLVEAVKKVDVVISTVGAQQIADQINLIKAIKDVGTVKRFFPSEFGIDVDKIQEEGPTKSMLELKVKIRRAIEAEGIPYTYVVANSFAGYFLANFAQLGLTAPPRDKIVIYGDGTVKSVYMKEEDIGTFTIKAVDDPRTLNKVLYLRPPANTISTNDLVALWEAKIGKTLEKVYLSEEQIIKLLQDTPFPGNIMVAINQSIYVKGVQTYFEIGPDGVEASALYPNVKYTTVEEYISAFV; from the exons ATGGGCGGAAGCAGAATTTTGATAATTGGAGCGACTGGTTACATTGGTCGCCATGTGACCAATGCAGCCCTTGCTCAGGGCCACCCTACTTTCCTTCTTGTTAGGGAATCCACAACATCTAACCCTGACAAGGTCCAATTGCTAGAGTCCTTCACATCCAAAGGGGCAACTCTGCTCTAT GGATCCATAGATGATTATGCAAGCCTTGTGGAGGCAGTCAAGAAGGTGGATGTGGTGATTTCCACAGTGGGTGCTCAACAGATTGCAGATCAGATCAATCTCATCAAGGCCATCAAGGATGTTGGAACTGTCAAG AGGTTTTTCCCATCAGAGTTTGGGATTGATGTTGATAAGATCCAAGAAGAGGGGCCTACAAAGAGCATGCTTGAATTGAAAGTTAAAATCAGAAGGGCTATTGAAGCAGAAGGCATTCCATATACATATGTAGTTGCCAACAGTTTTGCAGGCTACTTTCTTGCTAATTTTGCACAGCTTGGCCTAACAGCTCCTCCAAGAGATAAGATTGTTATTTATGGAGATGGGACTGTAAAAT CTGTATATATGAAGGAAGAAGATATTGGAACATTCACCATCAAGGCAGTAGATGATCCAAGGACCTTGAACAAGGTCCTCTACTTGAGGCCTCCTGCCAATACTATCTCCACCAATGATCTTGTAGCCCTGTGGGAGGCAAAGATAGGGAAGACTTTAGAGAAGGTCTATCTATCTGAGGAACAGATTATTAAATTACTCCAAG ATACACCTTTTCCAGGAAATATTATGGTAGCAATTAACCAATCCATTTATGTGAAAGGAGTTCAAACTTATTTTGAAATTGGCCCTGATGGGGTGGAGGCTAGCGCGTTATACCCAAATGTCAAATACACCACTGTTGAGGAGTATATTAGTGCATTTGTATGA